The Streptomyces nigra genome includes the window TACGGGCGGCGGCACCGCACGCAGGAACTCCAGCACCGGTTCGCACACCGCCCGGACCCGCCGGTGCGAGCCGATCACCGTGCCCAGCGCCACCCCGGCGACCGCCGCCAGGGCGTAACCGGCCGCCAGCCGCCACACGCTGGGCAGCACGTCGGCGCGCAGCCGCTCCGGCATCCACACATCGGGGAAGGCCGTGAGGATCGTCCGCAGCGGCGGCCAGTACACGTCCGTGCTGCCCGCCGACGCCACCCACCACACGACGACCAGCAGGACGGGCAGCGCGCCCGCCAGGACCAGCCGCAGCAGCACCCGGGTCACACCGCCACCTCCCCGCGCACCGACTGGTGCCAGGCCAGCGCCCGGCGCTCCACCGCCCGCGCTCCCACGTTGATCACGAGCCCCAGCAGGCCCGTCACCACGATCAGCGCGTACATCTCGGGCACCGCCTGCGAGGTCTGCGCCACCCCGATCCGCTGACCCAGACCCGGCGCCCCGATGACGAGTTCGGCGGTGATGGCGAGGATCAGCGCGACGGCGGCGGCGAGCCGCACCCCGGTCATCACATACGGCAGCGCGGTCGGCCACAGCACGTACCGGATCCGCGCCCAGGTGCCCAGACCGTACGACCGTGCCGTCTCCTCGGCGACCGGGTCGACGTCCTGGACGCCGTAGAGGACCTGGATCAGGACCTGCCAGAAGGACGCGTAGACGACGAGCAGGAGCACCGAGCGCAGTTCGGAGCCGTAGAGCAGGACCGCGAGCGGGATGAGGGCGACGGAGGGGATGGGCCGCAGGAACTCGATGGTGGAGGCGGTGGCCTGCCGCAGATACGGCACGACCGACAGGACGACGCCCAGCACGACGCCCGCGCAGGACGCGATCGCGAGCCCCAGGGCCCAGCCCGTGAGCGTGTCGCCGAGCGCGGTCCAGAACGCGGGGTCGCCGGCCTCCTCGCCGAGCGCGACCGCGATCCGGCTGGCCGGCGGCACATACTCCTCGTCCACCAGGCCGAGCCGGGGGGCCGCCTCCGCCGGCGCCAGGAAGCCGGCGAGCCCCGCCACGCCGAGTGCGGCGTTCGTCCCCCTCACCGGTCCGTGTCCCTCACGGCAGCAGCTCGTCGAGGTTCGGGTCGGTCTTGAACAGGCCGTCCGACCGGCCGAGTTTCATCAGGGCCTCGATCGACGCCCGGTTGGGCTCGGCGGGCCACTTCGGCAGGGTGACCTTCGCCAGCACGTCCGCCGGGATCTTCGTGTACGTCGTGATGGTCTCGCGTGCCTCGTCCGGGTGGGCGTCGGCGTAGGCCAGCGACTGCGCGGCGGCCTTCTGGAACTTCTCGACCACCTCCGGATTGCGCTCCGCGTACTGCTTGGACGTGAAGTACAGGGCGACGGTGAGGTCGGGCGCCACGTCGACCAGCGGCGAGGCGATCTCCACACCCTCCTGGTTCTTGATGGTGGCGGTCGCCGGCTCCACCACCATGGCGGCGTCGATCTGCCCCTTGTCCAGGGCGGCCGGCATCTGGTCGAAGGGCAGCTCGACGAACTCCACCTCGTCGGGGTCGCCGCCCGCCGAGCGCACCGAGGCGCGGACGGCCGTCTCGTTGATGTTCTTCAGCGTGTTGATGGCGACCTTCCTGCCCTCCAGCTCCTTCGGGGACTTCAGAGGGCTGCCCTTCTTCACCATCAGCGCGCCGAAGTCCTCGCCGGACTCGCCGGTCGAGGCGATGCCGTTGGCGACCGCCTTCACCGGAACGCCGTTGGACTGCGCGACCATCAGGGACGTCACATTGCTGAACCCGAACTGGAACTGACCGCTCGCCACCCCGGGCACGATCGCTGCGCCGCCCTGCGCCGTGGTGAACTCCAGCTCCAGGCCCTGCTCCTTGAAGAAGCCCTTCTTCTGGCCCAGATACAGCGGGGCGACATCGACGATGGGGATGAGGCCGACCTTCACGGTCGTGATCCCGCCGGACGACCCGCCCCCCTTGGACGGTTCGTCGCCGGACGAGCCACAGGCCGTCGCGACGAGCAGCAGGGCGCCGGCGGTGAGACCGGCGGACAGACGACGCATGGCTCCTCCTGTACAGACAACGGTGCAACGGTGTTCCGACAGGTTGTGCGCACGGCGCACAGTAGTGCGCGACCTCACCCAGCGGGAAGGTAGAAGCTTCCACCGGATCCGGTCAATGGGTTGCTGACGACATTGTTGACATTTTGGAGGTGGCGCTGTGCAAGCCGACGCCCGCGCACCGCATTTCGTGAGGTCCTTCGAGCGCGGCCTGGCCGTGATCCGCAGCTTCGACGCCGGCCACCCCGTCCGTACGCTCAGCGAGGTCGCCCAGACCTGCGACCTCACCCGCGCCGCCGCCCGCCGGCTGCTGCTGACCCTCGCCGACCTCGGCTATGTCCACCAGGACGGCCGCCACTTCCGGCTCACCCCGCGGGTACTGGAACTCGGCTACTCCTACCTCTCGAGCTACACCCTGCCCGAGATCGCCGAGCCGCACCTCGAGCAACTCGTCGCCCGGATACGGGAGTCGTCGTCGCTGTGCGTCCTCGACGGCGACGACATCGTGTACGTCGCCCGGGTCCCCACCCGGCGCATCATGACGGCGTCCATCACGGTCGGCACCCGCTTCCCCGCCCACGTCACCTCGGTGGGCCGGGTGATCCTGGCGCACCTGCCGTCGAGTGAGTCCGAACGGCTGCTGGAACGGGCCGAGTTGAAACCCCTGACGGTCCGCACCCTCACGACCCGGGCGGCCCTGCGCGCGGAACTGCGCCGGGTCCGCGCAGAGGGCTACGCCCTCGTCGACCAGGAGCTGGAGGAGGGGCTGCGGTCGGTCGCCGCCCCGGTGCGGGACCGCGACGGCACGGTCGTCGCCGCCGTCAACATCGCCGTGCACGCGGGCCGGCACTCCGTCGACGCCGTACGCCGAGACCTCCTGCCGCCGCTGCGCGCGACGGCCGCCGCGATCGAGGCCGATCTCAGGATGGCCCCCGCGCACCGGCCGTAGCGCCCGGCCGGCGGCTCACAGATCGAGCAGCAGCCGCCGCCCCCGGCACCGGGACACACAGATCATCATCGTCTCGCCGCCCGCCTGCTCCTCGGCGGTGAGCACGGAGTCCCGGTGGTCGGGGGTGCCGTCGAGCACGTCGGTCTCGCAGGTGCCGCACGTGCCCTCGGTGCAGGAGTACAGCACCTCGACACCCGCGGCCCGCACGGCGTCCAGCACGGAGACGCCCGGCCCGACGGTGACGGTCAGCCCGCTGCGGGCCAGCTCGACTTCGAACTCCGCGTCGGCCTCGTTCGGTTGGCCGCCCGGCTGGAACCGCTCGACGCGCAGGGCGTCGGCGGGGCAGAGCCCCTCCACGGCGTCCAGCAGCGGACCGGGACCGCAGCAGTACACGAGCGCGCCCTCGGGGAGGCCGTCCAGCACCGAGCCGAGGTCGAGCAGCCCGCACTCGTCCTCGGGCGCCAGGGTGACCCGCCCGCCGTACGCGGCCAGTTCGCCGGTGAACGCCATGGACCGGCGGGTGCGGCCGCCGTACAGCAGGCTCCACTCGGCGCCCGCCGCCTCGGCCGCGGCCAGCATGGGCAGGATCGGGGTGATGCCGATACCGCCCGCGACGAACCGGTAGGCGCGGGCGGGCTCCAGCCGGAAGTGGTTGCGCGGACCGCGCACCCGCACCTTGTCGCCGGGCCCCAGTCGCTCGTGCACATGGGCGGACCCACCGCGCCCGGCGGGCTCGCGCAGGACGGCGATCCGCCACCGCGTCCGGTCCGCCGGGTCACCGCACAGCGAGTACTGCCGTTCGAGCCCCGGCCCGAGCAACAGGTCGACGTGGGCGCCGGGCTGCCAGCCGGGCAGCGGCTCACCCGACGGGTCGCGCAGCAGAAGGACGAGCACGCCGTCGGCTGCGAACTCGACTCCCTCGACGACGACTTCGGCCTCGTACGCCTCCGTCACGAGTCGTCCTCCGGCATCCGGTGGCCCTGCGGATGGGCGAGCATCCACTCCCACATCCGCACCGGGTCCTCGGCGCGGTGCTCGCGGCCGCAGTGACAGGTCCCGTGCAGCAGGTCGGTGCCCGGCACCCAGTCGACCCGGTACACCTCCCCGGTGCGGCCGCTCACTTGACCTTCTCCTCGGGCTTCGCGCCCTCCTCGACCAGCCGGGCGAGGATGCGGCGCGCGGCGAGGCCGCCGGTGTCGATGTTGATGCTGAGCTCCTGGTAGCCGTGGCGTTCGGTGCCGAGGGTCCGCTGGAGGAGGTTGAGGGCGTCGACGTCCTGCATCACCACGGTGTGGTTGTTGGCGCGCAGGAACTCGGTGACCTCGTCGTCCTCGGTCGCCCAGTCCCGGGACACCGCCCAGAAGTCGTACACCGTGCCGTCGCCGGAGGGCGTGATGGCGTAGGTGACCTCGGTGTGGAAGGCGTCCGGGTCGCTGCCGTCGGGGTTCGGCACCACGCCGACCGGCGCGACCCGGCTGTGCAGCACGTACAGGCAGGGCGCGTGGTACTCGATGTCCTGCCAGCGGGTGATCCGGCCCGAGATCCCGGTCGAACTGGCGTAGAACGGCGGGCACTCGGCGTCGTCCATGTGCCGGCTCACCCGTACGATGCCCGCGCCCTCGTCCACCTCGGTGGTGATCGGCGTCTCGGCGACCTCGGGGGTGCCGATGTACCCGCCGTGCAGATACGTCTCGTGGGACAGGTCGAGGAGGTTGTCGACCAGCAGTCCGTAGTCGCAGTCGATGGGCTCCATCCCGCGCACGGTGACCCAGCCCGGCGCGTCCAGATGCCGGGCCCGCGGGACGCCGGCCGGGTCCGCGAGCTCGGGGTCCCCGATCCACACCCAGATGAGCGAGTCCTGCTCCACCACCGGGTACGAGGCGACGCGCGCCGTCCGCGGCACCCGCTTCTGCCCGGGCACGTACACGCACGTCCCGGTCGTGTCGTACGTGAAGCCGTGGTACCCGCACACGATCCGGTCCCCGTCGAGCCGCGTCGGCGCCTCGGACAGCGGATACCGGCGGTGCACACACCGGTCGTGCAGCACGACCGGCGTCCCCTCGTCCTCGGTCCGGTACAGCACGAGCGTCTCCCCACAGACACTCCGCCCGAGCAACTCCCGCCCCACCTCGTGACTGTGGGCGGCTACGTACCACTGGTTCCTGGCATACGCGGTCATGTGCGGCATGGCAGCGGCTCCCGTCTAGGTGTCGTGGCGACATCGTCGGGAAGGGGCCCGGGCGGAGGCAACACGGCTTCCGCCTCACGGAAGGAGGACAGGGCGAGGACACCGCGCCGCCGCACCCCACGTACCTCCGGCCTTCACGCCGACGCCATCGCACCCTTCCCCCTCGTTCGGTGCCCCTGGAACACTCCTGTCGCGCGCGTTGTCACCGACCGGCCGGATCACCCCTCACGATGGGAAGAGGTCTTCCACCCATGCCCGAAGTCAACCGGCGCAGATTTCTGCAGATCGCGGGCGCCACGACGGCGTTCAGCGCTCTGTCGAGCAGTATCCAGCGGGCCGCCGCGATCCCGGCCCACCATCGCACGGGCTCCCTGGAAGACGTCGAGCACATCGTCGTCCTGATGCAGGAGAACCGTTCCTTCGACCATTACTTCGGCAGCCTGCGCGGCGTCCGCGGGTTCGGCGACCCCCGGCCGGTGCGCCGGGACGACGGCAAGCCCATCTGGTACCAGTCCGACGGCACCAAGGACGTCCTGCCGTTCCACCCGGACGCCGACGACCTCGGCATGCAGTTCCTGGAAGGGCTTCCGCACGGCTGGTCCGACGGCCAGCAGGCGTACGACGGCGGGAAGTACGACCGCTGGATCCCCGCCAAGGGCACCACCACGATGGCGTACCTCACCCGCGAGGACATCCCCTTCCACTACGCCCTCGCCGACGCGTTCACCGTCTGCGACGCCTACCACTGCTCGTTCATCGGCTCGACCGACCCCAACCGCTACTACCTGTGGAGCGGTCACACCGGCAACGACGGCACCGGCGGCGGCCCCGTCCTCGGCAACGACGAACTCGGCTACGGCTGGACGACGTACCCCGAGCGTCTGGAAAAGGCCGGCGTCTCCTGGAAGATCTACCAGGACATCGGCGACGGACTGGACGCGGCCGGCTCCTGGGGCTGGATCAGCGACGCCTACCGTGGCAACTACGGGGACAACTCCCTGCTGTACTTCGACAAGTACCGCGAGGCCCGGCCCGGCGACCCCTGGTACGACAAGGCCCGCACCGGCACCGACGCCAAGGCCGGCGACGGCTACTTCGACCGGCTGCGCGCCGACGTCCAGGCCGGCACCCTGCCGCAGATCTCCTGGATCGCCACCCCGGAGGCGTTCTCCGAGCACTCCAACTGGCCGTCCAACTACGGCGCCTGGTACATCGCACGGGTCCTGGACGCCCTCACCTCCAACCCGGAGGTCTGGTCGCGGACCGCGCTGTTCATCACCTACGACGAGAACGACGGCTTCTTCGACCACGTCGTGCCGCCGCTCCCGCCGCGGGACGCGTCCCGGGGCCGCTCCACGGTCGACGTCACGCTCGACCTCTACCCGGGCGACGCCACCCGCACGGCCGGGCCCTACGGCCTCGGCCCGCGCGTGCCGATGCTGGTCGTCTCACCCTGGAGCAAGGGCGGCTACGTCTGCTCCGAGACGTTCGACCACACCTCGATCCTCCGGTTCATGGAGCGCCGCTTCGGGGTCGAGGAGCCCCAGATCTCACCCTGGCGGCGGGCCGTCTGCGGCGATCTGACCTCGGCGTTCGACTTCTCCCGCAAGGACAGCCGCCCCGCCGGACTGCCGGACACGGACGCCTACGAGCCGCCGGACCGGGAGCGGCACCCCGACTATCGGCCGACGCCTCCGGCCGAGGGCGGTATGCCCCGGCAGGAGCGCGGGCTGCGCCCCAGCCGCCCGCTGAAGTACGCCCCGTACGTGGACGGCCGCGTCGACGCGGCGGCCGGCACCTTCCGGCTCGCGTTCGCCTCCGGCGCCACGGCGGGCGCCGCCTTCCACGTCACCTCCGGCAACCGCGCCGACGGCCCGTGGACGTACACCACCGAGGCGGGCAAGGACATCGCCGACACCTGGAACTCGGCGTACTCGAACGGCTCCTACGACCTCACCGTGCACGGGCCGGCCGGGTTCTTCCGGGCCTTCCGGGGCGCGAACGCGGTCGCCGGGCCCGAGGTCACCGCCCGGCA containing:
- a CDS encoding PDR/VanB family oxidoreductase codes for the protein MTEAYEAEVVVEGVEFAADGVLVLLLRDPSGEPLPGWQPGAHVDLLLGPGLERQYSLCGDPADRTRWRIAVLREPAGRGGSAHVHERLGPGDKVRVRGPRNHFRLEPARAYRFVAGGIGITPILPMLAAAEAAGAEWSLLYGGRTRRSMAFTGELAAYGGRVTLAPEDECGLLDLGSVLDGLPEGALVYCCGPGPLLDAVEGLCPADALRVERFQPGGQPNEADAEFEVELARSGLTVTVGPGVSVLDAVRAAGVEVLYSCTEGTCGTCETDVLDGTPDHRDSVLTAEEQAGGETMMICVSRCRGRRLLLDL
- a CDS encoding phosphocholine-specific phospholipase C, whose protein sequence is MPEVNRRRFLQIAGATTAFSALSSSIQRAAAIPAHHRTGSLEDVEHIVVLMQENRSFDHYFGSLRGVRGFGDPRPVRRDDGKPIWYQSDGTKDVLPFHPDADDLGMQFLEGLPHGWSDGQQAYDGGKYDRWIPAKGTTTMAYLTREDIPFHYALADAFTVCDAYHCSFIGSTDPNRYYLWSGHTGNDGTGGGPVLGNDELGYGWTTYPERLEKAGVSWKIYQDIGDGLDAAGSWGWISDAYRGNYGDNSLLYFDKYREARPGDPWYDKARTGTDAKAGDGYFDRLRADVQAGTLPQISWIATPEAFSEHSNWPSNYGAWYIARVLDALTSNPEVWSRTALFITYDENDGFFDHVVPPLPPRDASRGRSTVDVTLDLYPGDATRTAGPYGLGPRVPMLVVSPWSKGGYVCSETFDHTSILRFMERRFGVEEPQISPWRRAVCGDLTSAFDFSRKDSRPAGLPDTDAYEPPDRERHPDYRPTPPAEGGMPRQERGLRPSRPLKYAPYVDGRVDAAAGTFRLAFASGATAGAAFHVTSGNRADGPWTYTTEAGKDIADTWNSAYSNGSYDLTVHGPAGFFRAFRGANAVAGPEVTARHRGDDIELRFTNAGRSSVRLRIADGYGGRTATVTVRAGATVRRVFGLAASRRWYDLTVTADGDRPFLRRFAGHVENGRPGVSDPATLTE
- a CDS encoding ABC transporter permease, producing MRGTNAALGVAGLAGFLAPAEAAPRLGLVDEEYVPPASRIAVALGEEAGDPAFWTALGDTLTGWALGLAIASCAGVVLGVVLSVVPYLRQATASTIEFLRPIPSVALIPLAVLLYGSELRSVLLLVVYASFWQVLIQVLYGVQDVDPVAEETARSYGLGTWARIRYVLWPTALPYVMTGVRLAAAVALILAITAELVIGAPGLGQRIGVAQTSQAVPEMYALIVVTGLLGLVINVGARAVERRALAWHQSVRGEVAV
- a CDS encoding IclR family transcriptional regulator domain-containing protein, whose translation is MQADARAPHFVRSFERGLAVIRSFDAGHPVRTLSEVAQTCDLTRAAARRLLLTLADLGYVHQDGRHFRLTPRVLELGYSYLSSYTLPEIAEPHLEQLVARIRESSSLCVLDGDDIVYVARVPTRRIMTASITVGTRFPAHVTSVGRVILAHLPSSESERLLERAELKPLTVRTLTTRAALRAELRRVRAEGYALVDQELEEGLRSVAAPVRDRDGTVVAAVNIAVHAGRHSVDAVRRDLLPPLRATAAAIEADLRMAPAHRP
- a CDS encoding ABC transporter substrate-binding protein, with the translated sequence MRRLSAGLTAGALLLVATACGSSGDEPSKGGGSSGGITTVKVGLIPIVDVAPLYLGQKKGFFKEQGLELEFTTAQGGAAIVPGVASGQFQFGFSNVTSLMVAQSNGVPVKAVANGIASTGESGEDFGALMVKKGSPLKSPKELEGRKVAINTLKNINETAVRASVRSAGGDPDEVEFVELPFDQMPAALDKGQIDAAMVVEPATATIKNQEGVEIASPLVDVAPDLTVALYFTSKQYAERNPEVVEKFQKAAAQSLAYADAHPDEARETITTYTKIPADVLAKVTLPKWPAEPNRASIEALMKLGRSDGLFKTDPNLDELLP
- a CDS encoding aromatic ring-hydroxylating dioxygenase subunit alpha, producing MPHMTAYARNQWYVAAHSHEVGRELLGRSVCGETLVLYRTEDEGTPVVLHDRCVHRRYPLSEAPTRLDGDRIVCGYHGFTYDTTGTCVYVPGQKRVPRTARVASYPVVEQDSLIWVWIGDPELADPAGVPRARHLDAPGWVTVRGMEPIDCDYGLLVDNLLDLSHETYLHGGYIGTPEVAETPITTEVDEGAGIVRVSRHMDDAECPPFYASSTGISGRITRWQDIEYHAPCLYVLHSRVAPVGVVPNPDGSDPDAFHTEVTYAITPSGDGTVYDFWAVSRDWATEDDEVTEFLRANNHTVVMQDVDALNLLQRTLGTERHGYQELSINIDTGGLAARRILARLVEEGAKPEEKVK